From the Variovorax paradoxus genome, the window GATGCCCACGGCATTCAGCCGCTGTCGCGCCAGCGCGGGCAGGTCGGCCAGCCATTTGCCGGGGGCGCGTGCCAGCTTGAAGCAGGACGCGGCCTCGGGGGCATGCGCCTCGAACGCGGCCTTGACCTCCGGACCGACCTCGAAGGCCTCGGGGCCGATGCAGGGCCCCAGCCATGCGATGACGCGCGGCGCGCCCTCTTCCGCTGCGAATGCCCTGGCCGTCTGCTCCAGCACCCCGCCGGCCAGGCCGCGCCAGCCGGCGTGCGCTGCGGCCACGCGGTGGCCGGCCTCGTCGGTGAAAAGCACGGGCAGGCAATCGGCCACCATGATCGTGCAGGCCAGGCCGGCGGCCGTGGCGGTGCAGGCATCGGCCGCAGTGCCGTCGTGCACTGCGTCGTGTGCGGCATCGAGCGCCACCACGCCGACGCCGTGGACCTGCTGCAGGAAGACGGGACGCGCAGCGATGGCGGTGCGCAGGCGGCCGCGATTCGCGGCGACATGCGCCGGGTCGTCGCCCACATGGTCACCGAGGTTGAGGCTCTCGTAGCGCCCCTGCGACACGCCGCCCTCGCGCGTGGTGCACACGGCCCGCACGTTCGGCGGTGCGGGCCATTGCGGCACGAGCCAGCGCTCGTTCATGCGCTTCAGGCTTCCGCGTCGGGTGCCTGGGAAGGCTGCGCGCGCTGGAAGGCGTCGAGCTCCATGCAGGCCTCGAAGGCGGCCATGCTGCGCGGCAGGCCGCTGAAGTCGCAGTCGAAGCGGCGGCCATTGAAGATCTGCGGCACCAGGCAGCAGTCGGCCAGCGTCGGCGTGTTGCCGTAGCAGAACCTGCCGGCCGGGTGCTGCGCCAGCTGGCGCTCGAAGGCCAGCATGCCGTCGCGCACCCAGTGGCGGTACCAGGTGTTCTTGGCCTCTTCGTCGAGCTTCAGGTCCTTCACGAGGTACTTGAGCACGCGCAGGTTGTTCAGGGGATGGATCTCGCAGGCGATGGACTGCGCCAGCGCGCGCACGTGGGCGCGGCCCACCGGGTCGCCCGGCAGCAGTGCCGGCTCGGGATGCGTCTCGTCGAGGTACTCCATGATGGCCAGCGATTGCGAGAAGCGTTCGCCTTCGTCCTCGAGCAGCGGCACCAGCATGTCGGCCGAGATGGCGGAGTAAGGGCCGGTGCGGTGTTCGCCGCGTGCGATGTGCACCGGGATGTACTCGTAGTCGAGGCCCTTCAGGTTCAGGGCGATGCGCACGCGGAACGAGGAAGAGGAGCGGAAATAGTTATGCAGCTTCATGATTTTCCAAGCATAGCGTTCCTTGGCTCGGGCTTCAGCACCGGGGTGAAGCCTGCAGCACGCAGCGGAAGTCGTGCAGCGAGGCATCGGTCGAGACGCCTGCGCGCCATTCGTCGAGGACGCGGCGCACGGCCGATTCGTCGCGCGTGGCGATGCCGAGCCGCCACGGGCCCATCGCGCCCGGAATCTCTTCGGGACCATGGTCGTGCTGGCCCTCCCCATAAGGACGGCCCTCGGAGCAGGCGCGGCACAGCAGCTGCATGCTGGTGCTCCAGTTCTCGGCGCCGGCGTCGCCCGCCTCGAGGCGCCGGATGAGCGCATCGATGTCGTCGCTGACGGCGTTGCCGATGGACACCTCGTAGGTCGAGTAGTCCGACGGCGCGATGAGTTCGAGCGCATCGAACACCGGCACTTCGCGGTCGCCGCGCTGGCGGTAGCCGTTGGCCGCGCCGTCGTGCAGCACCAGGTCGCCGTAGCGGTGGCCGCTGGCCGGCGTGGGCACGTTGCGCAGGATGGCGCGGGCCGGGTCGATGCGGTCGGCCCACACCACCTCGCTGGCCTCGCCGCCATGCACGCGGATCGGCGTGAGGCCGACGAAGTAGTCGACCGGGCCGTCGCCGTCGGGCACGCCGATGCCGTATTGCCGCCAGGCGCGCCGCGCCGTGGCCCAGTCGCCGAGCGCGGTCGCGGCGATGCCCAGGTTCCAGATGGCGCCCTGGTTCTGCGGATCGCACTCGACGGCGCGGGCGTTGGCCTGCAGCGAGGCGGCCCAGTCGCCGCGGTACTTGTGGATCAGGCCGGCGTTGTACCAGGGCACGGCCCAGTACGGATGGACGGCGCTGGCCCGTGCGTAGGCCTCGAGCGCGCCGTCCTGGTCGCCGTCGTCGTCGCGCTGGCGACCGAGTTCATTGAGGGCGGTGGCCTTGCCGGCCTTGCCGAATCGGATGGGCATGGTGGAAACGATGAGATGCGCAGGGCGTCTATTGTGAGCCTGCCGCCTCTGGCACACTGCCGGCTTCCCGCTCTCGTTTCGTTCAAAAAGGACACGTCGCAATGGCTTCCGAGTTCGTCTTCGCCCCGCCCGCCACCGTTTCGGTTCCCGTGGCCGGCCAGCCCGCCCGCTTCCCGGTGCACCGCATCTACTGCGTGGGCCGCAACTACGAAGAGCACGCCAAGGAAATGGGCTTCACCGGCCGCGAGCCGCCCTTCTTCTTCATGAAGCCGGCCGACGCGCTGGTGGTGGTCGACGCCGGCCAGACCGGCACCATGGCCTACCCCTCGCTGACCAAGAACCTGCACCACGAGATCGAACTCGTGGTGGCCATCGGCACCGGCGGCAAGAACATCCTGGCGGCCGACGCCCACAAGCACATCTACGGCTACGCGGTCGGCCTCGACATGACGCGCCGCGACCTCCAGAACGAGATGAAGAAGCAGGGTCGCCCCTGGGACATCGGCAAGAGCTTCGAGCAGAGCGCGCCCATCGGCCCGATCGTGCCCGTGGCACAGGCCGGCGATGCCGAGAAGGCGGAGATCTCGGTGCAGGTGAACGGCACCGACCGCCAGCGCAGCAACGTGAGCAAGCTGATCTGGAACGTGGCCGAGACCATCGAGCACCTCTCTGCCGCCTGGGAGCTGCAGCCCGGCGACCTGATCTTCACCGGCACGCCCGAAGGCGTGGCTGCCGTCGTTGCAGGCGACACGCTCGTGGGCGAAGTGGCGGGCCTGCCCACGCTGACCGTCAAGGTCGTCTGAAGACGGCGGCCGGTTTCATGCTCCTGCGCGTTCCCATCAAGCACTGCAAGAACTGCGGCACCGCGGTGGTCTACCGCGTGCCCGACGACGGCGACACCAAGCAGCGCGCGGTGTGCCCGGCCTGCCACACCATCCACTACGAGAACCCGCTGAACGTGGTGGGCACGATCCCGGTCCTGGGCGACAAGGTGTTGCTGTGCAAGCGCAACATCGAGCCGCGCTGGGGCAAGTGGACGCTGCCGGCCGGCTTCATGGAACTCGAGGAAACCACCGCCCAGGGCGCGGCCCGCGAGACCGACGAGGAGGCCGGAGCCAACTACGTGATGGAGGGCCTGTTCGCCGTCATCAGCGTGGTGCGCGTGGGCCAGGTCCACCTGTTCTACCGCGCCCGGCTGCTCGACGACAAGTTCGACCCCGGCCACGAGACCATCGAGGCGAAGCTCTTCACCGAGGAAGAAATTCCCTGGGACGAGATCGCCTTCCGCACGGTGCGCGAAACGCTCGAGCACTATTTCGAAGACCGGCGGCGCGGCAGTTTCGACCGCGTCCACACCATCGACATCGTTTGAACCCGCAACAAGCCGCCATGACCCTCCGCCCCCGCATTCTTCTCCACGCAGCATGCGGCCTCGGGCTCGCCCTGGCCGCCTCGGCGCACGCGGAAGTCGTGGGCGACGTCGACACCGCCTTCAAGCTCATCGGCCCCGACCACAAGATCGTGGTGGAAGCCTACGACGACCCCAAGGTGAGCGGCGTGACCTGCTACGTGTCGCGCGCCAAGACCGGCGGCATCAAGGGCGCGGTGGGCCTGGCCGAGGACAAGGCCGAGGCCTCCATCGCCTGCCGCCAGGTCGGCCCGGTCTCGGTCACGCAGCCGCTGCCCAAGCGAGAGGAGGTCTACAGCGAGCGGCTGTCGATTCTCTTCAAGCGCCTGCGCGTGGTGCGCATGGTGGACCCCAAGCGCAACACGCTGGTCTACCTGACTTACTCCGACCTGCTGATCGACGGCTCGCCCAAGAACAGCATCACCGCGGTGCCGATCGACCGCGGCACGCCGATCCCGCTCAAGTAGCCGGCTGCAAGCCCCTGGCCGCACAAAGGCCCCTTCCGTGGCGGTTGCTCTTTCACGCAGCGCCGTCGCGGCAGTTTGCTAGCATCGCCCCCGCCGCGTGGCGCGCCCGGCGCGCCAGAACGCAGGAACCCTCCGCAACGAATCCGTTCCCATACAGCGCCATGCAACTCCAGACCATTGTTTCCCGTACCGCCGCCCTGGCGCTGGTCCTCGCAAGCCTCGCGGCCTGCACCACCACCGACCTCACACCGCGCCCCGCGCCCGTGGTCACGCCGCCCGTGCAGAAACCCGCCGCGCTGTTCGTGCGCCCGGCCGCCGGCGCGACGATCGCGCGCTTCGACGGCGTGCGCAACAAGGGCATCGACATCGCCGGCAACCTCGGCGATGCGGTCGTCGCCTCGGCCGACGGCCGCATCGTGTACGTGGGCGGCGAACTGCCGGCCTACGGCAACATGATCATCGTCAAGCACAACGAGACCTACCTCACCGCCTACGCGCACCTGCAGACCATCCTCGTGAAGGAGAACCAGGTCGTGCGCCAGGGCGAGAAGATCGGCGAGATGGGCAAGAGCAACACCGACCGCGTGAAGCTGCGCTTCGAGATCCGCAAGAACGGCACCGCCGTGAATCCCGAGCCCTACCTCAACGGACTGCTGCAACAGTAGGCCCGCGGCGCCTCGCGCGCTGCCCGAGGCTCATCCGAGGCCCCATGAAAAAAAGCCCCTCTCGGGGCTTTTCTGCTTTCAGGGAGGGAGGATGCGGCTGTCGCGCAGGACCACGTCGCGCCATGTCGCGTCCCTTGTGCTGACATACATGTTGCGGAACACCGGGGTGCTGCCCACCGAGAGGTTGAAGGTCTTCGACGCGGTGCCGCCGCTCGACGGCGCCACGTCGGCCTGCTCCTGTGCGTTGTCGGAAAGGCTGGCGAACAGGTTCAGGAAGAACTCGGCGGCAAAGCCTGGGTTCAGGCCCGTGGCGCTCACCGTGAAGTCGCTGCCGCCGTTGTACGACGCGAAGGCCGGCGTGGTCGTGAACGACGGGTAGGCGGCGGCTGCGGCTTCCGCCAGCGTCATCGGGCGGGCGTTGAAGCTCTGGCGGTACACGATGTCCGTCGTGCTGTTCGTGATCTGCGCGACCTGCCCGCCGCTGGTGTAGGCCGTGAAGACGTACTCCGGCGTGGCGGGGATCGCCGCGATCGCGCTGTCGGTCAAGCCCGCCGTCGGCAGGTTGGCGCAATTCGAGGTGAGCCGGTACAGGTTGCTGCCGTCGCCGTTCTCGATGGGCCAGTAGTCGCCGGCCAGCGCGGGGCGCACGTGGCGCAGCCCGTTCGGCGGCAACCCCGGGCCCGTGACCACGACCGACACGGCCGCGTTGCTGTTGTTGGGATTCGAATCCCGGATGGAGAACTGCAGCGCCGTGGTCACGCAGCCCGTGACGGCGTCCTTGCTGACCTGCACGTGCGGATTGATGTCCAGGACGCGGCCGTCGCCGCGGAAACGCCAGACGCCGTCGTTGCCCTTGACCACCTGCATGCCCTTGTTGTTGCTGAAGGCCACGCCGTTCTTGTCGCGGTGCGTGAACTCCACGTAGGCGCGGGGCCCGGGGTTGTTGACCGGGTCGATGGTGTAGTTGATGCGGTTGATCACCACCTCGGTGAAGCTCGCGCCGACCATGCTCGTATCGGCGGCCTCTTCGTTGGCGAACTCGGCGGCGCTGAGGTCCGACAACCGGAAGTTGTAGGGGCTGTTGCTGCTGGTCGCGAGCAGCGGCGTCAGCTCGCCGGCCGTGGGCAGCCCGGTGGCGAACTTGGCGACGTAGTCGGTCAGCGCCTTGCGGATCAACGTGATGTCGTCCGCCGCGGTTTCCATGCCGGCTCCGCTCATCGGCGTGGTGCCGGCGTCCTGTGCGGCCTTCACCGCCAGGTCGTCGGTGATCTGCTGCTGCGTGACGATGTTGGTGATGGTGGCCACGTTGGTGGCCGGGTCGACGCTCACGCGCAGCACGTCGAGCGCCTTGTCCAGCGCGCTCGACAGCGGCGTGAACGCGGTGCGCAGCAGGTCGATGCTCGAGTCCACGCCCAGCGCCTGCAGCACCGGCAGCAGCTTGGCTTTCAGTGCGTCGGACTCGGCCTTGAGCTCGTCCGGCGTGAGCGAGGCGAACTCGCCGCCCTCGAAATACTGCGCGGCCAGCCGGCCGGCGATGTTGGCCACCACCAGATCGGTCAGCGGCGTGATGTTGATGGTGCCGTTGGCGTCCGCCGCGGTGGCGGCCGAGTGGATCACCGTGCGCACGCCGCCCACCGTGCCTTCGGCGCGGAAGACGAAGGGCGCGGTCATGCCGGTCACGTCGATCTTGTAGTTGCCGTCGACCAGCGGTTCGGTCTTGGTCGCGCCCTTGGCGTCCTTGACGGTGACGGTACCCGACAGCGGCAAACCGGAGGCCGCGGTGCCCGAAAACGTAACAGCGGTGGCGGCCGGCGGATCGCTGGCCGGCGGCACGGTGGTACCGCCGCCGGAGGTGGGAAACCCGACGAATCCACTGCCGCCGCCACCTCCGCCGCCCCCGCAGGCCGCGAGGGAAACAAGGAGCGCCACCGCGCATGCGGAACGCGTCGTCCTGAAGAACTGGCCCGATGCCGGGGTTGCGTAGTCTGTTTTCATGAGGCTTCTGAGGGGGTTAGGGCAAACAAAAGAATCAACTCGTAACACGAGTGATGCGATTCTTGTGTGCCCCCCTCCCCCTCGCCATCCTCTGTTTTGTGGATGCGGCCCGGCGGCGCTTGTGCCTCGGCTAGAGCAGGCTCTCGGCCACCAGCGGTGCCAGCAGATCCAGCCGCCAGCGGGCCCAGAAGTCCGTCTCGGGCTCCTGGTGCAGGATGGTGTCGGCAGCGTCACCCGAGGCCGGACTGACCCATTCGATGGCCCCGGTCGGCCCGAGCTGCAGCTGGTAGGCGCCGTCCAGCCGGATGAAACCGATCAGGCTGGTGAGCTGCTGTGCGATCTGCGGGCTGAAGATGAAGATGCCGATCTCGGTGTTGTGCAGCATCGAGCGCGGATCGAAGTTCATCGAGCCGATGAACACCGTGTGGCGGTCGATCACCGCCGACTTGCCGTGCAGCCGGCCCGCCGCCGAGCCGTACATGCCGAAGCGCTTCGTCTGCTCCACCCGCTTCGGGCTCAGTTCGTACAGCTCGACGCCCAGGCGCAGCATCTGGGCGCGGTAGCGGCGGTAGCCGATGTGCACCAGCGATTCGTCAGTGGCCGCGAGCGAGTTGGTGACGATGCTGTAGGCCACGCCGTTGCCGCGCACGATCTGGATGGTTTCCATGCCGCCGCGCCCCGGGATCAGGTAGGGCGTGGTCTGCATGACCTCGTTCTGCGCGCCGCGCAGGTAGCGGCGCACGTTGTAGAGCACGCTGTCGCGCGACTCGTCGGCGGGCAGGCCGCGCGCTTCCTCGGGCCCCAGCGCCTTGGCCGGCGCGTCGGCATAGGCCTCGGCGCGGGCCCACACCAGCTTCAGCGCGCCGGCGTCGAGGTCCTTGGCCAGCGGGTTGTTGCCCAGAAGGTCGGTCGACTCGGGCTCCTCGGGGTGCAACTGGGCGGGCCCGGTGGTGAGCCGGTCGAAGCGCTCGCGCAGTTGCTGCGGGCTCTCGCCGGTGGCGGGCACCAGCGACTCGATGGGGTACACGTACGGACTGTTCCAGTACATGTCGAACAGCGACGACAGCCGGGGCACCACGGCGCCGGCCACCAGCGTGTCGATGTCGATGAAGTTCGAGCCGCCGTCCCGCAGGAAGTACTCGTTGGCCATGTTGCGCCCGCCCATCACGCCCACGCTGTTGTCCACCACGTAGAGCTTGTTGTGCATGCGGCGGTGCACGCGGTCGAAATCGAGGATCGACCACGCCCAGCGCGTGCCGAAGCGGTCCCGCCCGGCCGGGAACGGGTTGAACAGGCGCACTTCCACGTTCGGGTGCGAGGCGAAGCTGGTGAACAGCGGGTCGGCGCCGGCGGTGTAGAGGTCGTCCACCAGCAGCCGCACGCGCACGCCGCGGTCCGCCGCGTCGCGCAAGGCACGCAGCAGGTAGCGGCCGGTCTCGTCGTTCTGCACGAGGTAGTACTGCACGTCGATGGAGCGTTGCGCACGGCGCGCGAGCTCGATGCGCGCGTGCAGCGAGAACTGCGGCATCGGCAGCAGGCGGAACCCGCTGAGCGGCTCGCCGGGCGGTGCGGTGGCCTTCACGAGGCGGCCGAGCGTGGTGTCGGCGCCGTCCGCGATGGCGGTCGAAGGCTTGCGATGCACCTGGTCCTCGCCGGGCAGGCTGGCGCAGCCGGCAAGGAAGAACGCCGCGAACGCCAGCAGCAGCCACGCCAGCCACCGGATGTGCGGGATGTCTGCGTTCCTGCACGGAGGATTCGGCATGTCGGCGGCGCGTGGGTTGGAGCGTGGGTCGGAAAGGCTCGCGGTTTCTACCACGCCCTCGCCGGTTCTGCTGCGCCGCCGCAAACGGTTCGTCGGTTCAGTGCCCGCGCGCCGGCCCCCATTGCCGCACGAAATGGTCGGCGCGCAGCGTGGCGCGTTCCACGGCCGCGTCCCAGGAAAGTTGCTGCGTGATCACGAGCGCGCAGCGCGGAATCCCGCGCAGGCTCAGTTCGCAGATACCGGCGTAGGTGCCGCTCGGCGTGCGCATGAGCTCGAACCAACCCGTCCAGCCATCTGGAACGCTGAGATCGAGCCGGGTGCTGTCCATGATGAATACACCATAACCCTTCAGTTACGCAGTGCCAAGAATTTAAACCCTAAGCACTACTTAAAGCCAAGGCGCAGAGGCTAGCGATGGCCTTGCACGACGGCATCACCTGAATATGGGATGCGGCGTGTCGGCCGACGCGTAGGTCGGTGCAGGCGCGCGGCGGGGGGCGCGAGTTTTCAGCAAAGATCGGGGGAATGAAAACGACCATGAAGAACACGGCGGCCGCGACGGACTCCGGACGGGCGCACACCGGCGGGTCTTCCAGCCTCTCCTTGTTCGACGACCTGCCCCGCGAAGCCCGCGAGCCGCTCGGCCCCGGTGCGTTCGTGCTCCCCGGCTTCGCGCTGCCCTTCGTGAACGAGCTGCTGCCGGCGATCGACGCGGTGGCCGGGCGCGCGCCCTTTCGCCATCTCGTCACGCCGGGCGGCTTCACCATGTCCGTGGCGCTCACCAACTGCGGCGCGCTGGGCTGGACCAGCGACCGGCGCGGCTACCGCTACAGCGCCACCGACCCCGACACCGGCCTGCCATGGCCGCCCATGCCCGCATCGTTCGCACGCCTGGCGCGCGAGGCGGCTGGGGCGGCGGGCTTCGAAAACTTCGCGCCCGACGCCTGCCTGGTCAACCGCTACGCACCCGGCGCGCGGCTGTCGCTGCACCAGGACAAGGACGAGCGCGACCACGGCGCGCCCATCGTCTCGGTCTCGCTCGGCATGCCGGCGGTGTTCCTGTTCGGCGGGCTGGCACGGGGCGACAAGGCCGCGCGCGTGCCGCTGGCGCACGGCGACGTGGTGGTCTGGGGCGGCGAAGACCGGCTGCGCTACCACGGCGTGCTGCCGCTGAAGGAGGCACCCCACCCGCTTCTTTCGCAGCTCGGCCCCATCCGCATCAACCTCACATTCCGGAAAGCGGCCTGACCCGCATGCAGACGCCCGACAAGCAACTCGACCCCGGCAACGCCATCCGCCAGCTCTACGTGGCGCTCTGGCACTTCGCCGAAGGCGCGCGCGGCCAGCTGCTGGGCGCCACCGCCCTGCTGGCTTCGTCACAGCTCATCCGCCTCACGCTGCCCTACCTCGCCGGCCAGGCCATCAACTCGCTGCAGCGCGGCGAGCTCGGCGGCGCCGGCCGCTGGATCGCGACACTGGCCGGCGTGTCGATGGGCGCCTGGGTGCTGCACGGGCCGGGGCGCATCCTGGAGCGCAACGTCGGCATGAAGGTGCGCGAGCGGCTGGCGGACGAGCTCTATGCGCGCATCGCCTCCGCGCCGCTGGCCTGGCACGACGGCCACCACTCGGGCGAACTGCAGCACCGCGTGCACCAGGCCAGCCGCGCGCTGTCGGACTTCGCGCAGAACCAGTTCATCTGGCTCACCAACGCCGTCAACTTCGTCGGTCCGCTGGTGGCGCTGGCCCTGCTGTCGCGCACCAGCGGCGTGACGGCGCTGGCAGGCTACGTGCTGATCGGGCTGGTCATCGTGCGCATCGACCGCGCGCTGATGACGCTCGCGCGCGCCGAGAACGACGCCGACCGCCGCTACGTGGCCACGCTGCTCGACTTCCTGGGCAATGCCTCGACGGTGATCGGCCTGCGCCTGCAGGGCGCGTCGCGGCTGCTGCTGCGCCGGCGCATGGCGGCCATTTCGCTGCCACTGAAACGCACCGTGGTGCTGAACGAAGGCAAGTGGTTCTCGGTCGACCTGATGGGGCTGGCGCTGACCTGGGGGCTGGTGGTGGTCTACGTGTGGCAGTCGCGGCTGCCGGGGCAGGCTGTGATGCTGGGCGCGGTGTTCATGATCTACCAGTACGCGCAGCAGGCGGCGGGCGTGGTCAGTTCGGTGGCCGCCAACTTCAGCTTCTTCGCGCGCATGCACACCGACTACAGCAGCGCCGAGCCGATCTGGCACGCGCCCTCGGGCGATGTGCTCGCCACGCCGCCCGAGCAGATGCCCGAGCGCGATCGCATCATGGCCGACGCGCCCTGGCGGCAGCTCGATATCCAGTCGCTGCAGTGGCGCTACGCCATGCGCGACACGGCGCCCGGCGCGAATCCCGTCGACGGCGCGTCTGCCTCCAGCCCGACCGAACCCGCGCGCAACGGCCTGCACGACGTGGCCCTCACGCTGCGCCGCGGCCAGCGCGTGGCGCTGGTGGGCCCGAGCGGCGGCGGCAAGAGCACGCTGCTGCGCGTGCTGGCCGGGCTGTATCCGCCGCACAGCGGCACGCTGATGTTCGACGGGCAACCCATCGACTGGCCGCAGCTGCGCCGCGTGGCCACGCTGATCCCGCAGGAGACCGAGCTCTTCGAGGCCAGCATCCGCGAGAACCTGGCCTTCGGCCAGCCGCGCGACGACGCGATGCTGCTCGCCGCGCTGCACACCAGCACCTTCGACGAGGTGCTGAAAGCCAGCAACGGCAACCTCGACACCGCCGTGTCGGAGCGCGGCTTCAACCTGTCGGGCGGCCAGCGCCAGCGGCTGTGCCTGGCGCGCGGCGTGCTCGCGGCCCAGGGCAGCTCGCTGCTGCTGCTCGACGAGCCCACCAGCGCGCTCGACGCCGGCACCGAGGCGCGCGTGCTCGAGCGCATCGCGGGCGCCTTTCCCGACGCCTGCGTGATCGCATCGATCCACAGGCTGAGCCTGCTCGATCGCTTCGACACCGTGGTGCTGATGGAGGCCGGCCGCGTGCTCGACCACGGTCCGCGCGACGCGGTGCTGGCGCGCCAGCCGCTGCTGCAGCGCATGGCCGCGCCGGCCGGCCCGCACGCCTGAAGGCTACGGAAGGTTCTCGCGGAAGATCACCTGGCTGCGCGTGGTTTCCACGCCGACCAGCGCCTCGCGCTTGTCGCGCAGGTTGGTGAAGATGCGCACGCAGCTCATCAGCGTGGTGTGCGGGCTCTGCGTGATCACCGCGTCCATGCTGCCGTCGATGAGCAGCGCGCGGGTGTCGGGCGTGAGCCCGTGGCCGATGAAGACCACCTTCTGCTCGCGCCCCGCTTCCTTCAGCGCGCGCGCCACGCCGTCGGACGCGCCGCCGATGTTGTAGATGCCGCCCATGTCGGGATGCTGCTCCAGCAGCGCGCGCGTCTGGCGGTAGTTCTTGTCCGCGTCGTCCTGCCCTTCGCGCAGGCCCACCACTTCCAGCCGCGGGAACATCTCGTCGATGACGTGAAGGAACCCGGCCTCGCGTTCCTCGTGCGCCTTGTAGCTCAGGCTGCCCGCGATGAGCGCGACCTTGGCCGTGCGCGCACCGATGAAGCGTCCGATGAGGTAGCCCGCCGTGCGCCCGGCCGCGCGGTTGTCCAGCCCCACGAAGGCCGCGCGCTCCGAGTTCGACAGGTCGGAAATGAGCGTGACCACCGGCAGGCCGCGCGCCGCCAGCGCGGCCACCGCCTCGCGCACCGCGGGGTGCTCCAGCGCCATCATCGCGATGCCGTCGCAGCGCTGCCCGTGGCGGCGCAAGGCGTCGGCCAGTTCGTGCGGGTTGAAGCTCTCGATGAACACCGTGCGGCACTGCACGTTGAACGGCGCCCAGTGCTCCTGCGAATAGCCCACCATGTCGCCCAGCATGCGGATGAAACGGTTGGTGCCGGCCGGCAGCAGGAACACCAGCCGCAGCGGCGGCGGCGTGAGCGCCGCGTACAGCTCGGGGCCCGGCAGGTAGTCGAGCTCGCCGGCCGCCTTGAGCACGCGCTGCACCGTGGCGTCGCGCACGCCGGGGCGGCGGTTGAGCACGCGGTCGACCGTGGCCGTCGAGACCTGCGCGGCGCGCGCGATGTCGACCACGCGGGCGCGCCGCGCATCAGGCAGCGAGGCCGCTGCAGGCGCGGGCGCAGGTACGGAAGCGAATGAAGGGTTTTCCCGCATACATCAAAAACCATCAGCCAGAAGTTTGACCCGGATCATGCAGGCTTTTATCTTCGCTGTGGCTTGATTTCAATGGTGCATCAGATTGCATCAACCGCACTCACCGCTTCAGAAGATCACGGAGACAAGACACACATGACCTCGCTGACCCGCCGCAGTGCCCTGCGCACGCTTTCCGCCCTCCCCGCCGCCGGCATCGTGTCGGCCGTGCCGCGCCTCGCGCGCGCCGCCGAGTTCTCGTACAAGTACGGAAACAACCTG encodes:
- a CDS encoding ABC transporter ATP-binding protein produces the protein MQTPDKQLDPGNAIRQLYVALWHFAEGARGQLLGATALLASSQLIRLTLPYLAGQAINSLQRGELGGAGRWIATLAGVSMGAWVLHGPGRILERNVGMKVRERLADELYARIASAPLAWHDGHHSGELQHRVHQASRALSDFAQNQFIWLTNAVNFVGPLVALALLSRTSGVTALAGYVLIGLVIVRIDRALMTLARAENDADRRYVATLLDFLGNASTVIGLRLQGASRLLLRRRMAAISLPLKRTVVLNEGKWFSVDLMGLALTWGLVVVYVWQSRLPGQAVMLGAVFMIYQYAQQAAGVVSSVAANFSFFARMHTDYSSAEPIWHAPSGDVLATPPEQMPERDRIMADAPWRQLDIQSLQWRYAMRDTAPGANPVDGASASSPTEPARNGLHDVALTLRRGQRVALVGPSGGGKSTLLRVLAGLYPPHSGTLMFDGQPIDWPQLRRVATLIPQETELFEASIRENLAFGQPRDDAMLLAALHTSTFDEVLKASNGNLDTAVSERGFNLSGGQRQRLCLARGVLAAQGSSLLLLDEPTSALDAGTEARVLERIAGAFPDACVIASIHRLSLLDRFDTVVLMEAGRVLDHGPRDAVLARQPLLQRMAAPAGPHA
- a CDS encoding LacI family DNA-binding transcriptional regulator, encoding MRENPSFASVPAPAPAAASLPDARRARVVDIARAAQVSTATVDRVLNRRPGVRDATVQRVLKAAGELDYLPGPELYAALTPPPLRLVFLLPAGTNRFIRMLGDMVGYSQEHWAPFNVQCRTVFIESFNPHELADALRRHGQRCDGIAMMALEHPAVREAVAALAARGLPVVTLISDLSNSERAAFVGLDNRAAGRTAGYLIGRFIGARTAKVALIAGSLSYKAHEEREAGFLHVIDEMFPRLEVVGLREGQDDADKNYRQTRALLEQHPDMGGIYNIGGASDGVARALKEAGREQKVVFIGHGLTPDTRALLIDGSMDAVITQSPHTTLMSCVRIFTNLRDKREALVGVETTRSQVIFRENLP